Below is a window of Burkholderia cepacia DNA.
GGTGCGGATGCGAGGGCGCCGCTCAGCTCGCTCAGCTTGCCCGATGCGATCGCTGCAACGGCTGCGCCCCCTACCGCATTGCCGCCCGCCAACCCCGTTACCAAAGCCGCACCCGCACCTTGCATCAGCGCTCGGTTCGCTCCGCCTTCCTTCCACGCGTCGACGCCGGCTTGGTCACCGTTCGCGGCAGCGTCCTTCATCATCTTGTCCGCGTAGTCCCCAATCCGGCGCGACACTGCCTCACCGACTGCACCGGCCGCAGCCATCATGTCCGCTTGGTTGCTCAACAGGTTCTGCATGTCGGGGAGTTTAGCGACCGTCCCGTTCGTGTTCGTCGTATCGCGGTTCAAGCTCGCCACATCCTGCTTCTGGCTTGCCGAATCCGTAATCGTGACTGTCCCCGCGCTTACGCCGCTCTTCGTCGTCGCGCTATCGCTGCCGCTGTCGTTCTGTTCAAGCATGGGCGCGACGCCACCCGCTTTCTTGCCCGACGTGCTGCCGTGCGTGCTGTAGTTCATCTCACCATTTATGCAATAACTTCACTTTTTTAAGGAATCGTAAAAACCCACTGTGATCGCAAGAGATTCGCCAGTGCCGAAAATGCCAGGCTTACTCCCGCTGAAACAGCAAGACTAATATTCGGCTCTGTGTACGACACCCACAAAACCAATGCCATCCATAGCAATATGGTCGATTTAAACCAATACAAAAATCTACCTCTTCTTGATTTTTCTTTTTCTGTACCAAACATAAGCCATGTCACGAACAACGAACCCAGAGTAATACAAACAACCCCTATTCCGAAGTTCATTATTTCTTAACTCCAAAATTTTTCAAAGTATTATTGAATCCCCACCAAGAATTCGTTGCCGGATCAACCAGCGGATCGACTGACCCACCTAATCCAGTAGTATTTCCAAGCGGAATCCCAGTCTGCTTTCCAGCGTACGTAGGAGCAATTTTGGTTACCCCCAGCACAGCTTTTTCAACCCATCCGCTTGTTTCTCCGACCCATGCGCTCAAGTTAGCACCATAGACTCCACCGATCCCTCCCCCGAGGAAGCCACCGATAGCCTCCGCCGCGGTAACGCGGCTTACCGGTCGCGTAATTCATCAAACCAGTAATTCCAAGCCCAGTCACTGCTGCTTCGCATGCAGCACCTCAAGAAACTAGACAAGCAGTCGCCGTAGTTGCGATCTTTCCAGTGCGCTCATACACGAGATTCTGATTGCGCATTTCCGCATCGTCAGCCCTGTTCCAAGCTGCTGCTGTCCCGCGCTGTACCCATCCTGATTTCTCTTGATGTACTGGCTGTTGTAATCATGGTTTGTATACTGTGAATCATTCTTATAGCCATCGCAATTCAGGTTTTGGCAACCAATAATGCTGCGAACTTCCCAATCGTGCTTTCCGCCGGAAGCTTCCATCGTCTGTTGATCGGAATTTCGCAGGATTTCGGCAACTATCCGCCCCTCGGCTTCGTGTACGCTTATCCCAAGCTTCTCCGCTACGATCTTCGCGTCCTTCTTTGCTCTCGCGTACTCGTCCGGGTGAAGTTGCCGATTAAACCGATCAACGTAATATCCCGAGAACGCCCCCGATTCCCCACCCACAGCCGCACCAGCCCCCGTCGCAAGCGCGTTCGCCACAATATTGCCCAGCGCTTGATTCATATTGGCGTTGCCAGTCGGATCGCTGCCTGCGATTGCACTGCTCAACTCGTTCAGCTTGCCCGAAGCAATCGACGCAATCGCCGCCCCGGCTGCGCCCCCTACCGCATTGCCGCCCGCCAACCCCGTTACCAAAGCCGCACCCGCACCTTGCATCAGCGCGCGGTTCGCTCCGCCTTCCTTCCACGCGTCGACGCCGGCCTGGTCACCGTTTGCCTTATCCTGGATAGCCTTCTTTTCATCCGGATGCAGCAGTCGGTTGAACCGGTCTGTATCGAGAATAAGGGGCGAGATTGTAGGGGGGGGGGGGGGGGGGGGGGGGGGGGGGGGGGGGGGGGGGGGGGGGGGGGTGGAAAATTCCAGCCACTAGTCGACCACACTCCAGCCGACGGCGCGAAGTCTGCATAAACACGGAGCACGGTATAGGCCGGGACTATCGTTTTAGCTTTTCCTCTCAGACTTGAACCATGGACCGAATTTCGATGGATCATCACTCAACATTCCGGCCTTACGCAACGGCTTCGGCAAAAATCGAATGTGTAAAACCAGAAGAACAATAAATAATGGAATGCCTATAGCAAATACAGAGACACCATTACTCAGCCCCATCAACTTCCGACAAATACCAATCACAACGACCGCATAGCATCCTGCACTAAAAATAGAAACCAAGCAAACCATGAACCATATTTGAGCTGCCGCATAGAGTCGTCGCCAGTTCATTTCTGCACTCCTGCGCGGTGAACATCATTGATGACCGCTGCCCCCTTCGAACCAACACCAAACAGCAAAATGCCCTGCGTCGCCCCGTATGGTGCCGCTTGGTTAATGAATGGAATCAAGGTATTGTTATTCGTACGTGGCACGGTCACATCAAACATCGATCCCGGACGATTCAGACCATCAGCATTACCCATCTTTAGCGGGACCGGCGCTTTCAACGCCGCAATCGCAGCTACCAAATTCAACCCGTCATACACAACATTCCCCCAACCAGCAGGCAATGCCTCATTAAACCCATACCGCACAGGATTCACACCAGGAGAACTAGTACCGTTATAACGGTTGTAAAGACCATCCGCACCTTCTGCCATATCACCCAATCCAAAAACGATCATTCCTCCACCGCCGAGAGCACAACCCAGACCGCTTGCACAAAGTCCCGCTCCCGTCTTTACCGTCACACCACCAACAACGACCTTGGCAGTATCCTTCGCAACTCCAACCGGATCGTTCTTCAACGCATCGCCAACCTTCTGCATCGGTGTGTAATCGAACAAACCCGCTTCCTTCTGCCGATTTACCCAATCCAGTTCCGGACCCAGCGAGGCCACCTCAACTTCACTCACGAAGTTCTTGTTCCGCTCCGCGCTCCCTTCCGGGTATTCTGCCCAACACTTCACCGCATAGCACGCTGCGCGCGTCAGCTTCTCTTGCTCCGCCTTGTCCTTCCCAGCCTTCTCGGCAATTGCTTTCTTTTCATTGTCGTGCAACTGCCGATTGAACCGATCGACGTTGTACCCCGAGAACGCCCCCGATTCCCCACCCACAGCCGCACCAGCCCCCATCGCAAGCGCGTTCGCCACAATATTGCCCAGCGCTTGATTCATATTGGCGTTGCCAGTCGGATCGCTGCCTGCGATTGCACTGCTCAACTCGTTCAGCTTGCCCGACGCAATCGACGCAATCGCCGCCCCGGCTGCGCCACCTACCGCATTGCCGCCCGCCAGTCCCGTCATCAGTGCCGCACCCGCACCTTGCATCAGCGCGCGGTTCGCTCCGCCTTCCTTCCACGCGTCGACGCCGGCCTGGTCACCGTTCGCGGCGGCATCCTTCATCATCTTGTCCGCGTAGTCCCCAATCCGGCGCGACACCGCTTCACCAGCCACGCTGGCCGCAGCCATCATGTCCGCTTGGTTGCTCAACAGGTTCTGCATGTCGGGGAGTTTAGCGACCGTACCGTTCGTGTTCGTCGTATCGCGGTTCAAGCTCGCCAAATCCTGCTTCTGGCTTGCCGATTCCGTAATCGTGACTGTCCCTGCGCTTACGCCGCTCTTCGTCGTCGCGCTATCGCTGCCGCTGTCGTTCTGGCCAAGCATGGGCGCGGCGCCACCCGCATTCTTGCCCGACGCGCTGCCGTGCGTGCTGTAGTTCATCCCACCATCACCAGTCGTCGCCCCCGCACTGAAGCCGCTTGAGCTCGCATCGTAGTGCGACTGATTCTGGATGTCCGAGAAGGACAGCGAAGCTGTCGTCAGTGCATTCTTCGACGCATCCGAGTCGCTCGCGATCAGCCCGCCTTTCAGATCGGTATTGCCGGTGACGTTGATATTGAAGCCGTCGTCGCCCGCGTGAATCCCGGCCTGTTCATTGACGCCCGCATAGCTGCCGGCCGCGTTACCCTTGCTCTGGCTGAAGCTCGCACTTGCGCCGCCCTGACTGATGTTGAAGCCGCCGCCCGAACTCGACTGATGCACCGCGCTCGACAACGTGTCCTGCACGCTCGCGATGTTCAGATTCCCGCCCACATCGGCATTCACCTGATTGCCCTTCACGTTCGAGCCGATGATGTTCGTATCGCCAACCGAGATGATCGTCACGCCGTTTGTTGCGTTTACATGGCTGTTGTTCTGCGTGGCCAGATCGCTGTTGCCGTCGCCATTGGCCTTCGACATTGCCGCCGAAATACCAAAGCCCCCCGTGCCAACTGATACGCCCACACTTGCGCTCTTCGATTCATTCGTGCTGCGCGTCGAATCGGTGTCCGTCGTACTGACGATATTGACCTGATTCTTCGCTGTCAGAATCACATCATTTGCGTTCACGTTCAAGCCGGCGATCGTCACATTGCCGCTGCCCGACTGCCCGTCCCCCGTTGCAGCGAACGCTACGGTCCCGCCTGCATTCACGTTCGAGCCGCGATTCGTCACGCTGTTCTCGCTAAATGCGCTCTTGCTGTGGCTGCTGCCGACGCTGACCTCAACCTTGAACTGCGGTGTCTCACCCGCGCCCAGCGCTCTGACCAGATCGCCGGCGGCCATGTTTGCATCCCAAGCCGCGCTCGCCGCTGCCATTCCGTGCAGCGCTGCCGCACGACCATCCTGACTGCTGCTGGACGCACGCGATTGATCCACCGCGTTCGACACCGCATCGATTACCGGTGCCTTCAATGCCAGTGTCAGGCCGCTTTTCGACACCTCCTGCGTCTCGCCGCGGTGACGCGTGTCCCGTGCCGAGTCGATCGTCACGTTCGCGCCTGTACCGTTAAGATTCTTCGCTGCAATCAGGTCGCTTCCCGTCACGTGCAGGTCGTTTCCAGCAGTAACGTTGACGTTGCCCTTCAGCGAACCGATCGTACTGCCGTTGTTCGACACCTCGGTCGACTGACTGTTCGTCTTCAGCGAACTACTGCCAATCGACACCGACAGGCCGCCGCCCGACATCAAACCCGATTCCTTCTTGTCGTAGTAGCTCGACGACTGCAAGGTGTCCTGCAACGTCGTAACCGTCACGTTGCGCGCGGCGGTGAGTGTCACATCGTTCGTTCCGACGATGGTACTGCCCTGAACATTGACGTCCTTCCCGCTGACGATGTTCACACCATCCGCTGACACCAGACTGCCCTGATTCAACGTCATGGTCTGATCGATTCCACTCGCGATCTTCGCACCGCTAACCACGTTGCTATGGCTATGCGTTTCGTGCGAGTTCAGCTCGTGTGTCTCGGTTGCAGCACCGACATTCACATCACCAGCCGCGAGCATGTTCGCGTTGCCCTTGTCGAGGCTGATCGCACTGCCGGAGAGCGTAATGTCCTTGCCCGACACGATGCTGACTGTGTCGCCGCCCTTGAGCGTCGTGCCGGTCAGCACCTGATCGGACGTGTGCAGCGTTTCCGCGTAGCTGCCGTGACTATCACTGCCTGAACTATTGCTGTTCACCGTCGACGTCGCGCTCGCCGCGCCGAGCGTCACGTTGCCCTTGGCGGCAAGCGTCCCACCTTGCCCAAGGTCGATCTGCGCGCCCTGTGCCGTTAGATCACCACCCACGACGACATTCGATTGCCCACCGACCGTCACCGAGCTGCCAGTGACCTTGTTGATGTCGGTGTTCGATATACCGTTCGCCCGCTGCACGATCTTGTGCTCGCCCGTCTGGACCGCACTGAGATCCCAGTTACCGCCGACATTCATCCCGAGGTTGCCGCCAACCGACAGGTTGCCCGCGTTCTGCTGGAAGTTCCCGCCAGTGGCTATCGATGCGTCGCCCGCAACATCCAGCTTCGAGGTCGGCCCAAGCGTGGTCACCACGCTCGTCGCGCCATCGCGGCTCACCCGCGTGTTCGTCTTTGTCGCCGTGTCGAGAATCAGGTCTTTCCCGGCGTCCAGCTGCAGACTGCCAGCCTTCACATTCGCCGACGTCAGGTCGATGTTGTTCTCGGTCTTCAGCGACATCAGCCCGCCGCTTTGCAGCGCGCCGAATGCGTTGTCGATCTGCTGGCCCTGGATTGCGAGTGTGTTGTCCGCCTTGATCGTGCCGCGATTCGTGAAGGACTGCGCGTTCTGGAAATCGATGTTCGTCGCGCTGATCAACGGCCCGTCGATGTTCTGCTGGCTCGCCTTCGCGAGATACACGACCGGCACAAGCACCGACTGACCGTCGACCACGCGTGTTTCCATCATGATCACGTTGCTGGTCAGCTTCGACACCTGATCGGCCGACAGGCTAGCGCCGATCGGCAAATCGAGCGACTTCGACAGATCCGCGCCGGCAGCCATCAGCGATTGATACATCGTCTGCAGGTCCGCATACGGTCCCAGCACAGCCTTGCCAGTCAGCGCGGTGACTTCGTTGCGCACGAGCTGCTGTTCGTAGAAGCCGTCACCGAGGCGCTTCGGAATATGCGTGAGGTCGACGCCGAGCTGCCCGAAGAAGTAGTCACTCGAAATGAAATTCGTCTGGTTCGTGAACGCCGGGTTCGTCTCGATCACGTAGCTCGCGTTCGGCGCGGTGGTCGGCTTGAACAAGCCGCCTTGCGGAATGGTGAGGTTGTTCAGGACGTTCAACGCCGTCGCACTGGCGATGATCGTATCGACTGGCGCCGGTGTACCGCCCTGCACCGCCGAAGCTCCCGATTTCGCGCCGCTCGCGTTACCGCTCAGGTTGGTAGGCGTGAGACCCGGCACCGACTGGCCCGGCAGCAAGCCTAGAGACGGAATCGATGCGTTGCCCGCCGAGTTGTTGACACTCACTCCAGTGCCCGAAATCGTGTCGTTCGAATTCAACGTCGGATCGTAACGCGGTAGCTTGTAGTCCTTGATCGACGCCGGCGCCACCTGCGTGTAACCACCCGGACGCCCCGTCACAAATGGCGCATTGCCGAACGGCAATTGCCAGTCGTGTTCGGTGTTGTCGTAGTTGTTGTAGTGATATTGCCCCGAGTAGGAAACCGACACGCCTGGCAGATTCTGACCGGACGCCGCCCAGCCGTCGGCATCGTAGCGCGCTGGCATCTTGATGTCGCCGACCGCCGCGATGTTGCTCCAATAGTTTTGCAGCGTGCCGGCCGAAGAGGCGTCGATCTTGCCGCCCGACACGATCTGGGCGGCCGGGCTGATGTCCGTCACGGTCGTCGCCGTCGCGCTGTCCGCATAGTACGTCGTCTTCTGGTAGCCGCTGTTCCACTGCCCGCCATGTGGCGGATCGGTCGGAACCCCGCCCACGAAATCCAGAAAGAGCTCACGCTCCTCGGGCTTGCTCAGGTCGACCCAGCGCACGTCCCGACCGGAGCAGGCGTCCATGTAGACCGCCACGCATCCGGACATGCTGATGCCAAACTGCGCAAGCGATGCCGGATCGATCTGGCTGGTGGACGTCTTCATCACGCGGCGCGTGCTCGTCACCTTGTCCGCGTGCAATTCCATGTCGCCGCCGGACTGGATCAGCGCAGACACGTTATTCACCAACGCTGCGTTCGTGTAGTTACCGCTCGCGTCCTTGCCGCCTGCCAGCACGACCTTGCCCATGCCGAAGATGGCCGTCGTCGCCATCGAGTCGGTGGCCGTCGTGTCGTCGCGGTTCTCGATGTCATGCGCGAGAATCTCGAGCGTACCGTTGCTGTCTGAACCGCCGATCAAAGCGGTTGGTCCAAGGTTCGAAATCGTATTCGTCGCGTTGAGCGAGACGCTGGCGCCGACCAGCGCACCCGTGTTGGTCAAATCGGTCGACTGTGTGCGCAGCAAGCCGCCGGCCGTCAGGGCGCCCGCGTTGACGATGTTGCCCGCGTTGACGCTCAGGTTGTTGACCGACTGCAGGTTCGCGTGGTTCGTAAAGGTGCCGGGCAGCTTGAAGGCGAGATCGTGACCGACGTTGAACTGCGTATCGGATGCCGCCGTGTAATCGCCCTGCAGGTCCACGTTGGCGTCGTGCGTCGCGCTGAATGTACCGCCACCTTGCAGCGTAGCGGCTGCGACCGACAGGTCGTGCGTCGAGCTGATCCGGCCGTTCGTGTTCGTGATCGCACCGGTCGTCGTGACGTTCACGTCGCCGTTCGAATTCGTGACGTTACCGATGGTGCCACCGCTGTTGTCGAGCGAGTTCCCCTGGACATGCAGCGATGCGCCACTGAGCTGACCGCCCTGCGTGTTGCTGATCGACGCTGCGCTTACCGTCACGTCCCCGTTACCGGTGATGGCCCCCATACCCGACACACCGCCGGCATGACTGTTCGCGATCTGGCTGCCGCCTTGCACCGTCATCTTGCCCGCACCGAGGTCGACT
It encodes the following:
- a CDS encoding hemagglutinin repeat-containing protein, with translation MVVAVAETATAEGKSATGEARARRRSSASGARAVAAGVAVLGMLPVLSGAQIVPTPGTSTHVIQTPNGLPQVNVARPSSAGVSVNTYNQFDVQKAGAILNNSATMVQTQQAGWINGNQNYGAGQAARIIVNQVNSPNPSQIRGTVEIAGARAELVLANPSGIFVDGGGFLNTSRATLTTGVPFYGADGSLAGYNVNRGLVTVAGAGLNAANFDQVDLIARAVQVNAAVYAKNLNVVAGASQVNHDTLAAMPIAGEGPAPSVAIDVSQLGGMYSNRIFLASNENGVGVANAGTIAAQAGDLTLQSNGRLVLTGKTTASGNLALSAAGGIQNSGTTYTQQSLSAVTSADLANSGTLAAKQNTTVNAGSVNSTGTLGAGVNDDGSVAHGGDLNLTASGQLSATGQNVAGGNASLTGSGVNLAGSQTAANGNLSLNATAGDVNLANATTSAQGAIQANASGTVINDHGSLSSGGGTTLTGGALANQSGKVSSQGPLSVNVAGQIANQSGELISESTVDIHGGAIANNQGTIQSAAGMTMAGASLDNTAGRITSLNGDGLSVTTSGQLTNAAGTTANGAQGGVIGGNGDVSVQGTNVVNRGAITSNTNLHVAGQSVDNGGGTLQAAQNVAVDADAHLTNNGGSIVGQTATVSATTIDNSAGTVQAGQVSLDATDLVNHGGTITQTGTGQMAVNVSRTLDNSNGGTLQTNSSDLTIAPAAIVNDGGTITHAGNGTLTLGSGSGSVSNVGGSIASNGHIVAQAGALNNTSGSINAQSGLTATVGGTLNNASGKLLSNTDLSVASGTLANDGGQIGAGTNATIHMGSMTNQGGSIVAPNLSVTADSTLDNSGGKLEANQLALTTANLVNHGGTITQYGASAMGMNVSGTLDNSATGAIQTNSTDLTLKPAELNNAGGTITHAGTGTLTIAPGNGASALNNASGTIVTKGQAVVDASSWNNASGILAAQRGINATIAGDVNNAQGLIRSDALLLLTNGGALSNRGGHVQAGQLAAGDTSTLDIQSASIDNADGAIVDLGAGKMTVQGGSQIANSHAGGVSGMGAITGNGDVTVSAASISNTQGGQLSGASLHVQGNSLDNSGGTIGNVTNSNGDVNVTTTGAITNTNGRISSTHDLSVAAATLQGGGTFSATHDANVDLQGDYTAASDTQFNVGHDLAFKLPGTFTNHANLQSVNNLSVNAGNIVNAGALTAGGLLRTQSTDLTNTGALVGASVSLNATNTISNLGPTALIGGSDSNGTLEILAHDIENRDDTTATDSMATTAIFGMGKVVLAGGKDASGNYTNAALVNNVSALIQSGGDMELHADKVTSTRRVMKTSTSQIDPASLAQFGISMSGCVAVYMDACSGRDVRWVDLSKPEERELFLDFVGGVPTDPPHGGQWNSGYQKTTYYADSATATTVTDISPAAQIVSGGKIDASSAGTLQNYWSNIAAVGDIKMPARYDADGWAASGQNLPGVSVSYSGQYHYNNYDNTEHDWQLPFGNAPFVTGRPGGYTQVAPASIKDYKLPRYDPTLNSNDTISGTGVSVNNSAGNASIPSLGLLPGQSVPGLTPTNLSGNASGAKSGASAVQGGTPAPVDTIIASATALNVLNNLTIPQGGLFKPTTAPNASYVIETNPAFTNQTNFISSDYFFGQLGVDLTHIPKRLGDGFYEQQLVRNEVTALTGKAVLGPYADLQTMYQSLMAAGADLSKSLDLPIGASLSADQVSKLTSNVIMMETRVVDGQSVLVPVVYLAKASQQNIDGPLISATNIDFQNAQSFTNRGTIKADNTLAIQGQQIDNAFGALQSGGLMSLKTENNIDLTSANVKAGSLQLDAGKDLILDTATKTNTRVSRDGATSVVTTLGPTSKLDVAGDASIATGGNFQQNAGNLSVGGNLGMNVGGNWDLSAVQTGEHKIVQRANGISNTDINKVTGSSVTVGGQSNVVVGGDLTAQGAQIDLGQGGTLAAKGNVTLGAASATSTVNSNSSGSDSHGSYAETLHTSDQVLTGTTLKGGDTVSIVSGKDITLSGSAISLDKGNANMLAAGDVNVGAATETHELNSHETHSHSNVVSGAKIASGIDQTMTLNQGSLVSADGVNIVSGKDVNVQGSTIVGTNDVTLTAARNVTVTTLQDTLQSSSYYDKKESGLMSGGGLSVSIGSSSLKTNSQSTEVSNNGSTIGSLKGNVNVTAGNDLHVTGSDLIAAKNLNGTGANVTIDSARDTRHRGETQEVSKSGLTLALKAPVIDAVSNAVDQSRASSSSQDGRAAALHGMAAASAAWDANMAAGDLVRALGAGETPQFKVEVSVGSSHSKSAFSENSVTNRGSNVNAGGTVAFAATGDGQSGSGNVTIAGLNVNANDVILTAKNQVNIVSTTDTDSTRSTNESKSASVGVSVGTGGFGISAAMSKANGDGNSDLATQNNSHVNATNGVTIISVGDTNIIGSNVKGNQVNADVGGNLNIASVQDTLSSAVHQSSSGGGFNISQGGASASFSQSKGNAAGSYAGVNEQAGIHAGDDGFNINVTGNTDLKGGLIASDSDASKNALTTASLSFSDIQNQSHYDASSSGFSAGATTGDGGMNYSTHGSASGKNAGGAAPMLGQNDSGSDSATTKSGVSAGTVTITESASQKQDLASLNRDTTNTNGTVAKLPDMQNLLSNQADMMAAASVAGEAVSRRIGDYADKMMKDAAANGDQAGVDAWKEGGANRALMQGAGAALMTGLAGGNAVGGAAGAAIASIASGKLNELSSAIAGSDPTGNANMNQALGNIVANALAMGAGAAVGGESGAFSGYNVDRFNRQLHDNEKKAIAEKAGKDKAEQEKLTRAACYAVKCWAEYPEGSAERNKNFVSEVEVASLGPELDWVNRQKEAGLFDYTPMQKVGDALKNDPVGVAKDTAKVVVGGVTVKTGAGLCASGLGCALGGGGMIVFGLGDMAEGADGLYNRYNGTSSPGVNPVRYGFNEALPAGWGNVVYDGLNLVAAIAALKAPVPLKMGNADGLNRPGSMFDVTVPRTNNNTLIPFINQAAPYGATQGILLFGVGSKGAAVINDVHRAGVQK